Proteins co-encoded in one Marinomonas sp. IMCC 4694 genomic window:
- a CDS encoding Ig-like domain-containing protein, translating to MERILVEGLQNIRVVGFDLLTKGADGQDVVIPDALVKIASGEMEVFSGGEPVSITDIMSASNLSLDQVENVFLENILTESGSGSGEGTQSTQKEAEQKDALPDETELRLQQLAEEAARLEALKEDIEAKEEALAAREKQLDEDEEVAAENASTASNRLDGALNVDAIAEETSEEGGVLPNPELAEAQGDTTQKSTESGSGFKKILPQPQIQQVVVSSSSAPSSKSSNVEEKKEEVKLTVTLSADTDSGVTGDFITNVAQGLTFVGTSNPGASISMSLNGAVELATADNAGAWSVTIVSTLPDGTYTALVTTTTLLGGTATTNKTLVIDTQSPVQPDARLSASSDTGDSDTDTITFDSKATFIGQGEANTTIELTIDGRVYKEKVGADGQWSMTVTTALFDEIDKEYQVVSVDVAGNRSAELTATLTVDTQLNFDGRLTALLDSNVVGDDITNQVNPTFSGTGDDAAAVVLVLNGLEWQTNVGRDGAWFIDPEMQLEDGRYEYSLTSKDLAGNTKTLASTLVIDTQPPVLTARLDAESDTGNSDSDSLTKDVQPKFSGVTEAAISINLSIDGKSYQTTSDSNGDWYIQMSDSLSPGNYEYTVIAMDLAGNQTLVTHEITIDTVTSLSGGLDSASDSGVSADDYLTNVQTPLFSGSGEAQATVVVTINDTEYSTQVGMNGLWSLQITDLLEPGEYTYRILATDLAGNQSPLIEHTMTVDISTAVTAQLDTLSDSGRSDDDAVTRLTKPTLSGTGEAGARLTLTVEGDVISDNIVVDENGEWQFAFVDDLVDGRYSYQVDAVDSAGNSATTGQAFVIDTLIPASFTAAMENASDSGASSSDYITNATNPIFSGTSEADSDVTLAIYQGDNLVSSDSVRVTSSESWTLAVTDSLADGVYRFEVSAKDAAGNQTDSVSHALTIDTVAELTGGLASFSDLGQSSTDNLTKDAAPTFSGTGEAGASVSLTIGGETYTTTVNAGRDWSILVPVTLVDGAYDYQLNTVDLAGNTLSDDQRLTGRIEIDTLPPESFTGRLDAQSDSGSDSNDQLTNNTQPDFTGTVEPGSTVTLDIAGQNVSAAATVDDAGNWHVNVPLELSDAVYQYSLTAEDAAGNASLLTGEFTLDTDTQITGGLLATSDSGESDSDNLTKNTTPVFGGTAEPGASVVLTINSQNYSTVVPLSGGWAITVSDVLPEGEFDYTVVATDKAGNTAQKTGSITIDTSLFVTAKLDSASDSGESSSDALTKVNTPTISGTAEAGAVINLSIAGASYSVIANSDQSWSIDVTSPLADGDIVYTVQATDKAGNTVSVDNGLTVDTQAPLFSGGLSVGSDSGSSSLDGVTNDTRPVFSGMSEVGATVSLTIADNDYQVVVDANGEWRIAIEAVMDDGEYDYNATSIDAAGNTSTLSGRVVIDTLINFTGGLDAGSDTGSSSSDAITQATKPTFSGTGERGAQVSLEIDGATYLTTVQSNGTWAVAVDQSLADAIHAYRLISTDAAGNQKIINSSVTIDTTSPLLLTGGLSVSSDTGISYQDGVTSNTTPSFLGTVEQGAQVTMTLNGVLYDTVVDDQGSWRVDTVSALPDGQYDYQISAVDAAGNQRVLNQGLTIDTKTTLSGGLEANSDTGDSNTDKLTKLVQPEFSGNAETGAQIALTIANQTYSTTVTEAGTWLVKVTNALTDGGHDYTVTSTDIAGNQATISGNIEVDSTTAVTARLKSSSDTGESNTDGVTNSNKPTFNGTGENGASIRLDIGDESYETTVDDAGKWSLQVSQALGDGDYSYTAIATDVAGNSAQVSADITIDTQAPTPLTANLAGASDSGQSSTDNITKETTPTLQGTGEANARIVVVMDNTSFTTTVSSTGNWSLSLPERTMNGTYAYQVTQTDLAGNVSLLTRSFVLDTTAPTIQGGLVQQDDSGRSNSDSMTNVNTPTFKGIAEPSANISLLINATEYPTTADSNGNWSVQVTEALPDGDFDYVISAEDVAGNSASINGAMTVDTISPLNVTAVLEQSSDTGASFDDNLTKATMPFIAGTAETGAQVVLTLNGQQYSATASSGVWRVQVSESLSDGEHIYSVVATDAAGNQTQPVTGSFIVDTSTFVTGGLLASSDTGISNSDNLTQIDTPTFVGTTEVGASVVLVINGYSYEAMVDTQGNWQVEIPAAQPLSEGGHSYTMTATDLAGNAAVTTNTVVVDTTSPTPFTLTLAQASDSAEKGDSLTNDNTPTIVGTGEPGARIEVTAGNQVKNTTVNDSGTWSVILDSLDDGLVTIAAKAIDDAGNESTTSLDITVDTTTQLTVGLSSGSDLGFENNDGITSQTQPTFIGTAEVNATIALTINDETYTTTVDNQGNWRITVSDNLPEGDHSYRATVTDKAGNSVEANGQVTVDTTAPTPFTGGLDSASDSGISNSDKLTNVTQPTFSGTGEVGSRVRLTLDNQSKTVSVDEEGNWSITIDSALTTSGNYPYALLATDVAGNSKSLSGSFTLDTTINLTGGLDYTSDTGLSFSDGLTRDTTPTFSGSADANATVMVTVSGQEYVTTATSNGRWSLTVEQPLTDDINGTTYPYTIDATDAAGNQATQIHKNFTLDLGNPTPFQGALAANSDTGAPDGVTSDSTPTFTGIAETGSSVKIEIDGATFNATVTESGNWSVSVPFANKLSDGTHVYRLIATDKAGNESTIEDTLTIDTLAPALTATLSTASDSGDANNDGLTNITTPSFNGTTQPGALVELTINGVSYLASMQDNGNWTAQVTNALAQDDYHYVVTASDLAGNISTISGDIRRYKSRYTSATALYSQSVSDVGLG from the coding sequence ATGGAAAGGATTCTCGTTGAGGGTTTGCAGAATATCAGAGTCGTTGGGTTTGATTTACTCACCAAGGGCGCTGATGGGCAAGATGTGGTTATACCAGACGCGCTTGTGAAAATTGCCTCAGGAGAAATGGAAGTCTTTTCAGGCGGCGAGCCTGTTTCTATTACTGACATCATGTCGGCATCCAACTTAAGTCTTGATCAGGTTGAGAACGTTTTTTTAGAAAACATACTCACAGAAAGCGGTTCCGGCTCGGGTGAGGGTACTCAATCTACGCAGAAGGAAGCGGAACAAAAAGACGCGTTGCCAGATGAAACCGAGTTACGGTTACAGCAGCTTGCGGAAGAAGCCGCTCGTCTTGAAGCACTGAAGGAAGACATTGAGGCTAAAGAAGAGGCCTTAGCCGCGCGAGAAAAGCAACTTGACGAAGATGAGGAGGTGGCGGCTGAGAATGCAAGCACCGCGAGCAATCGATTGGATGGGGCTTTGAATGTCGACGCCATTGCCGAAGAGACCTCGGAAGAGGGGGGCGTTTTGCCTAACCCTGAATTGGCAGAAGCGCAAGGCGATACAACACAAAAAAGCACTGAGAGCGGCTCTGGTTTCAAAAAAATCCTACCACAACCACAAATACAACAAGTGGTGGTGTCTTCTTCGAGTGCACCTTCTTCTAAAAGCAGTAACGTCGAAGAAAAAAAGGAAGAGGTAAAGCTAACCGTTACATTGAGCGCAGACACTGATTCTGGTGTGACAGGTGACTTTATTACCAACGTCGCGCAGGGATTAACGTTCGTCGGAACGTCTAATCCTGGGGCGTCAATATCCATGTCTTTAAATGGTGCCGTTGAGCTGGCTACCGCTGATAACGCCGGTGCTTGGTCTGTTACTATCGTTAGTACGCTGCCGGATGGCACTTACACTGCTTTGGTGACCACAACGACGCTTTTGGGTGGCACCGCGACGACAAATAAAACGCTCGTTATTGATACTCAATCCCCTGTACAACCGGATGCTAGGTTAAGTGCCTCCAGTGATACCGGTGACAGCGATACAGACACAATTACCTTTGATTCGAAGGCCACTTTTATTGGTCAAGGCGAAGCCAACACGACCATTGAGTTAACCATCGATGGGCGTGTTTATAAAGAAAAAGTCGGTGCAGATGGACAATGGTCGATGACAGTGACCACGGCCTTGTTTGATGAGATTGATAAAGAATATCAAGTGGTTTCTGTCGACGTGGCGGGCAATCGATCGGCTGAATTGACAGCAACGCTCACGGTCGATACGCAGCTGAATTTTGACGGGAGGCTCACTGCGCTGTTAGACAGTAATGTTGTGGGTGATGATATTACGAATCAAGTTAATCCGACGTTTTCAGGAACGGGTGATGACGCGGCGGCGGTTGTTTTGGTGCTGAATGGGCTTGAATGGCAGACTAATGTTGGCCGTGATGGTGCTTGGTTTATTGACCCAGAAATGCAGTTAGAAGATGGTCGTTATGAATACTCATTAACCTCTAAAGACCTCGCTGGAAATACCAAAACCTTGGCGAGCACTTTAGTCATTGACACGCAGCCTCCTGTGCTCACGGCTCGACTGGACGCCGAAAGTGACACGGGTAACAGCGATTCAGACAGTTTAACTAAGGATGTTCAGCCCAAATTTTCTGGTGTTACGGAAGCGGCAATATCAATCAATCTGTCAATTGATGGTAAAAGTTATCAAACCACGTCTGATAGTAATGGTGACTGGTACATTCAGATGTCGGACAGCCTGTCCCCTGGCAACTATGAATACACGGTAATCGCGATGGATTTGGCCGGCAATCAAACGCTAGTGACCCATGAAATTACCATTGATACCGTGACGTCATTAAGTGGCGGTTTAGATTCAGCGTCAGACAGCGGTGTCTCGGCAGATGATTATCTAACCAACGTACAAACTCCGCTTTTTTCAGGTTCAGGGGAAGCCCAAGCCACGGTCGTGGTAACAATAAACGATACGGAATACAGCACTCAAGTGGGTATGAATGGTCTCTGGTCTTTACAGATCACAGATTTGCTTGAGCCGGGTGAATACACTTACCGTATTCTGGCCACGGATCTAGCGGGTAACCAGTCTCCGCTTATTGAACACACTATGACGGTCGATATCAGTACTGCTGTCACTGCTCAGTTAGATACATTGAGTGATTCAGGTCGATCTGATGATGACGCCGTAACGAGGTTAACTAAGCCGACTTTATCGGGAACCGGTGAAGCAGGAGCAAGGTTAACGTTGACCGTAGAGGGGGACGTTATCAGCGACAACATTGTTGTCGACGAAAATGGCGAGTGGCAGTTTGCCTTTGTGGATGATTTAGTTGACGGCCGTTATTCTTACCAAGTGGATGCCGTAGACTCCGCTGGTAACTCTGCGACAACTGGTCAAGCCTTTGTTATCGATACCTTAATCCCGGCCTCTTTTACAGCGGCGATGGAGAATGCAAGCGATTCAGGTGCTTCTTCAAGTGACTACATTACGAATGCGACTAACCCCATTTTTTCAGGGACATCAGAAGCAGACAGTGATGTGACATTGGCGATTTATCAGGGCGATAATCTGGTCTCTAGTGACAGTGTGCGAGTCACCAGCTCTGAGAGCTGGACATTAGCGGTTACCGATTCGCTGGCCGATGGTGTGTATCGTTTTGAGGTATCGGCAAAAGACGCAGCGGGTAACCAAACCGACTCGGTTAGTCACGCATTGACGATTGATACCGTTGCTGAGTTGACTGGAGGCTTAGCGTCTTTTTCTGATCTTGGTCAATCTAGTACGGATAATTTGACCAAAGATGCGGCGCCTACCTTTAGCGGTACCGGTGAAGCTGGGGCTTCGGTAAGTTTAACGATTGGGGGTGAAACTTACACCACAACGGTCAACGCAGGCCGTGACTGGTCTATTTTGGTACCTGTGACATTGGTTGATGGCGCTTATGATTATCAGCTCAACACCGTCGATTTAGCCGGTAATACCTTATCGGACGATCAACGGTTAACAGGTCGTATTGAGATCGATACGTTACCACCGGAATCTTTTACGGGCCGTCTTGATGCGCAATCAGACTCAGGTAGCGATTCAAATGATCAACTGACGAATAACACACAACCTGATTTTACGGGAACGGTTGAGCCAGGTTCGACTGTAACACTTGACATTGCGGGTCAAAACGTTTCTGCAGCCGCGACGGTAGATGACGCAGGAAATTGGCACGTGAATGTGCCACTCGAGTTATCCGATGCGGTGTACCAATATTCATTAACCGCCGAAGATGCTGCTGGCAATGCCTCGCTTTTAACGGGCGAATTTACCCTTGATACCGACACGCAGATAACGGGTGGATTATTGGCCACCAGTGATTCCGGTGAGAGCGATAGCGATAATTTAACCAAAAATACCACGCCTGTGTTTGGAGGAACCGCCGAGCCGGGTGCCTCTGTGGTGCTCACTATTAACAGTCAAAATTACTCTACTGTGGTGCCTCTTTCAGGGGGGTGGGCGATTACTGTGAGTGATGTTTTGCCAGAAGGCGAGTTTGATTACACAGTAGTCGCGACGGACAAAGCAGGCAATACAGCCCAAAAAACAGGCTCTATCACCATAGATACCTCACTGTTTGTGACCGCAAAACTGGACTCTGCCAGTGATTCTGGTGAGTCGTCGAGTGATGCATTAACTAAGGTAAATACCCCAACTATTAGCGGTACAGCAGAAGCTGGCGCTGTGATAAACCTGTCTATTGCGGGTGCGTCTTACAGCGTTATCGCAAACAGTGATCAGTCTTGGTCTATTGATGTCACCAGCCCACTGGCAGATGGCGATATTGTCTACACGGTTCAAGCCACGGATAAAGCGGGAAACACCGTATCGGTTGACAATGGGCTCACCGTAGACACCCAAGCGCCTTTGTTTAGTGGTGGGCTAAGTGTCGGATCTGATTCGGGCTCGTCCAGTCTGGATGGTGTTACGAATGACACAAGGCCGGTGTTTTCTGGCATGAGCGAAGTAGGGGCGACGGTGTCACTCACTATTGCGGACAATGACTATCAGGTTGTGGTCGACGCTAACGGAGAGTGGCGTATCGCAATAGAAGCCGTCATGGACGATGGGGAATACGATTATAACGCGACCTCCATCGATGCAGCAGGAAACACCAGTACACTCAGTGGGCGGGTGGTTATTGATACACTCATCAACTTTACCGGTGGATTAGATGCAGGTTCAGATACGGGGTCTTCAAGCTCGGATGCGATTACTCAAGCCACTAAACCTACATTCTCAGGAACCGGTGAACGCGGCGCTCAAGTCTCACTTGAGATTGATGGCGCAACGTACCTTACCACAGTGCAAAGCAACGGCACGTGGGCGGTGGCCGTCGATCAATCTCTGGCCGACGCGATACATGCTTATCGACTGATTAGTACGGATGCGGCAGGAAATCAAAAGATTATTAACAGCAGCGTTACGATTGATACAACAAGCCCTTTATTATTAACAGGCGGCTTGTCTGTTTCCTCTGACACGGGCATTTCTTATCAAGACGGTGTTACGTCAAACACAACCCCCTCTTTTTTAGGAACGGTTGAGCAGGGTGCTCAAGTTACAATGACGCTCAACGGTGTGCTTTACGACACCGTTGTTGATGATCAAGGCTCATGGCGAGTCGACACGGTAAGTGCGCTTCCTGATGGTCAATATGACTATCAAATTAGTGCAGTGGATGCCGCTGGAAACCAACGTGTTTTAAACCAAGGACTTACCATCGATACCAAAACTACGTTATCGGGAGGTTTAGAGGCTAACTCCGATACAGGTGACAGCAACACTGACAAGCTAACTAAATTGGTGCAGCCTGAATTTTCTGGTAACGCAGAGACCGGCGCTCAAATTGCATTAACCATTGCTAATCAAACGTATTCAACAACGGTTACTGAGGCGGGTACTTGGTTGGTAAAAGTGACCAATGCGTTAACCGATGGTGGGCATGATTATACGGTCACTTCAACAGACATCGCAGGCAACCAAGCCACAATATCGGGCAACATCGAAGTAGACTCTACAACCGCTGTCACCGCACGTCTAAAAAGCAGCAGTGACACCGGTGAGTCAAATACAGACGGCGTCACAAATAGTAACAAGCCGACGTTCAATGGCACAGGGGAGAACGGGGCGAGCATTCGCTTAGACATCGGCGATGAGAGTTACGAAACAACGGTAGACGATGCGGGAAAGTGGAGTCTTCAAGTTTCGCAAGCGTTAGGGGATGGCGACTATTCTTACACGGCCATCGCTACCGATGTGGCTGGTAATAGCGCGCAAGTCAGCGCGGACATAACCATTGATACGCAAGCACCCACGCCGCTTACGGCGAATTTAGCCGGTGCATCGGACAGCGGACAATCCAGCACCGATAACATCACCAAAGAAACGACGCCAACACTGCAAGGGACGGGCGAAGCGAATGCCCGCATTGTCGTGGTAATGGATAATACGTCGTTTACCACCACCGTATCCAGTACGGGCAACTGGTCATTGTCATTGCCAGAGCGAACCATGAATGGCACCTACGCCTACCAAGTGACGCAAACAGATCTTGCGGGTAATGTTTCATTGCTGACGCGCTCTTTCGTGTTAGACACGACGGCACCCACTATTCAAGGTGGGCTTGTTCAGCAAGACGACTCGGGGCGTTCCAACAGCGATAGTATGACTAATGTTAATACCCCAACTTTTAAGGGCATTGCAGAGCCGAGCGCCAATATATCCTTGTTAATAAACGCAACGGAGTATCCTACTACCGCAGACAGTAACGGTAACTGGTCGGTGCAAGTGACGGAGGCTTTGCCCGATGGCGATTTTGATTATGTGATTTCGGCAGAGGATGTCGCGGGGAACAGTGCTTCGATTAATGGCGCGATGACCGTGGATACAATCTCTCCGTTAAACGTAACCGCTGTGTTGGAGCAAAGCAGTGATACAGGCGCTTCCTTCGACGATAACCTAACCAAAGCCACCATGCCTTTCATCGCCGGTACGGCAGAAACGGGAGCGCAAGTGGTTTTGACCCTCAATGGGCAGCAATACAGTGCCACCGCGAGTAGCGGCGTTTGGCGTGTACAAGTCTCTGAGTCTTTATCCGACGGCGAACACATTTATAGCGTGGTTGCGACCGATGCCGCCGGTAATCAAACTCAGCCAGTAACCGGTTCTTTTATTGTCGACACTAGTACCTTTGTTACTGGTGGTTTGTTGGCCAGCTCGGATACGGGGATCAGCAATAGCGATAACTTAACCCAAATAGACACGCCAACGTTTGTTGGAACCACAGAAGTTGGTGCCAGTGTGGTGTTGGTGATTAATGGTTATTCTTATGAGGCCATGGTTGACACTCAAGGCAATTGGCAAGTTGAGATTCCCGCCGCTCAACCGTTATCCGAGGGTGGGCATAGTTATACTATGACAGCGACCGATCTGGCGGGTAATGCCGCCGTGACGACCAATACGGTAGTGGTTGATACCACGTCGCCAACGCCTTTCACCTTAACGCTCGCACAGGCCAGCGACAGCGCAGAAAAAGGGGACAGTTTAACCAACGACAATACCCCTACGATTGTCGGAACCGGTGAGCCAGGGGCCCGTATCGAGGTAACCGCCGGTAACCAAGTGAAAAATACCACGGTCAACGACAGTGGAACCTGGTCAGTCATCTTAGACTCATTAGATGATGGCCTAGTAACAATAGCAGCAAAAGCCATTGATGACGCAGGGAACGAGTCCACCACCTCGCTCGATATTACGGTTGATACCACCACGCAACTGACTGTGGGTTTATCGTCTGGGTCAGATTTAGGCTTTGAAAATAATGATGGCATAACATCGCAAACCCAGCCTACTTTTATTGGCACCGCGGAAGTTAACGCCACTATTGCCCTAACGATCAACGATGAAACTTATACGACGACGGTAGACAATCAAGGTAATTGGCGCATTACGGTTTCCGATAACCTGCCCGAAGGTGACCATAGCTATCGCGCAACGGTAACCGACAAGGCGGGTAACAGCGTCGAAGCGAATGGACAAGTGACGGTTGATACCACAGCGCCAACTCCCTTTACTGGTGGCTTGGATTCTGCCAGCGATTCAGGTATCAGCAATAGCGACAAGTTAACCAACGTTACTCAACCCACCTTTAGTGGTACGGGGGAAGTAGGATCTCGTGTTCGCCTAACGCTTGATAATCAATCAAAAACAGTGAGCGTTGACGAAGAGGGTAATTGGTCAATAACAATAGATTCAGCGCTGACCACGTCAGGAAACTATCCTTATGCTTTACTCGCCACGGACGTCGCTGGTAACAGCAAGAGCCTATCCGGCAGCTTTACCCTAGACACCACTATTAATTTAACGGGAGGCTTAGATTACACCAGTGATACAGGCCTCTCATTTAGTGATGGTTTAACTCGTGATACCACGCCAACATTCAGCGGCTCTGCCGATGCGAACGCAACAGTGATGGTGACGGTTTCAGGTCAGGAGTATGTCACTACCGCCACGTCAAATGGACGATGGAGCCTAACGGTTGAGCAGCCATTAACCGATGACATTAACGGTACAACATACCCTTACACCATCGATGCAACGGATGCGGCCGGTAACCAAGCAACGCAAATTCATAAAAACTTCACGCTAGATCTTGGTAACCCTACGCCTTTTCAGGGAGCGCTTGCCGCGAACTCGGATACAGGGGCACCAGATGGGGTTACCAGCGACAGCACGCCGACGTTCACAGGCATTGCTGAAACTGGGTCTTCAGTAAAAATTGAGATCGACGGCGCTACCTTTAATGCCACCGTAACGGAGTCAGGTAACTGGTCTGTCAGTGTTCCCTTTGCCAACAAACTGTCGGATGGAACCCACGTTTATCGATTAATCGCGACAGACAAAGCGGGCAATGAATCAACCATTGAAGACACGTTGACGATTGATACCCTAGCTCCCGCTCTTACGGCCACCTTATCTACCGCTTCTGATTCTGGTGATGCGAATAACGACGGTCTTACGAACATCACCACCCCCAGTTTTAATGGCACCACTCAGCCTGGTGCATTGGTTGAACTCACCATTAATGGCGTTTCATATTTGGCATCTATGCAAGATAACGGTAATTGGACGGCACAGGTTACCAATGCGCTTGCACAGGATGATTATCATTATGTGGTCACGGCCTCAGATTTGGCTGGTAATATAAGTACGATATCAGGCGATATCAGGCGATATAAAAGTCGATATACAAGCGCCACAGCCCTTTACAGCCAGTCTGTCTCAGACGTCGGACTCGGGTAA
- a CDS encoding sensor domain-containing diguanylate cyclase, with protein sequence MKKTFSLRIILSLRFLIVSLSIAGILLTVGNGYYAIYQFQKNLLINMSLESNRIYAEKLAIMTDIFLKNATSQLAISANLVASIAPLGVSDVEGLQAELDLVKKMSESFNSVSFMNREGHILAISPKSTGLRGYHLRDSLADQFVEPRAAFIGPVIGPTGTYLSFFSHPVVNKSGQYIGNLIGTMYLHDNVFLEHLLSRHGYLDGSYIYVVSSDKELIYHPEKNRMGENVTSNDVINDVVEGQSGAHEVVNSKGIEMVAGYAYVKESGWGIVVQTPRASVLKELDKQIWLISKQALPVQVFILLCVITCAYLIAKPLRLLAQNTKNHDPFTKVSAWFYEAYLLEGAIRKEIDSLNEKVLRFDDDRKTDPLTGLMNRRAMDEMVKRLTASSTPFYVIFFDIDHFKQVNDEFGHEVGDLVLKSLAELVRQKIASHGSLIRSGGEEFVIILPSKSSSFATAFAEEVRELVSRFVITQISRPITISLGVSNWVQTVDCSDTFRQADIAMYESKNTGRNRVTSHIHIL encoded by the coding sequence ATGAAAAAGACATTCTCGTTACGCATTATTTTGTCGCTCAGGTTTCTGATTGTTTCCCTTTCAATCGCGGGTATTTTGCTCACGGTTGGAAATGGTTATTACGCCATTTATCAATTTCAAAAAAATCTGTTGATCAATATGTCACTGGAGTCAAATCGCATTTACGCTGAAAAATTGGCGATTATGACAGACATTTTTTTGAAAAATGCAACGTCTCAGTTAGCGATCAGTGCCAATCTTGTGGCCAGTATTGCGCCGCTTGGTGTCAGTGATGTGGAAGGATTGCAGGCCGAGTTAGATCTTGTAAAAAAGATGAGTGAGAGCTTTAACTCGGTATCCTTTATGAATCGAGAAGGTCATATTTTAGCCATTTCTCCCAAGTCAACAGGGTTACGAGGGTATCATCTTAGGGATTCGCTAGCAGATCAGTTTGTTGAACCTCGTGCGGCGTTCATTGGCCCTGTTATCGGGCCTACAGGTACATACCTTTCTTTTTTTTCTCACCCTGTCGTGAATAAATCGGGTCAATACATTGGTAATCTTATCGGCACCATGTATCTCCACGATAACGTATTTTTAGAGCATCTGCTGTCGCGACATGGCTATCTTGATGGTTCGTATATTTATGTGGTGTCCTCTGATAAAGAGCTTATTTATCATCCTGAAAAAAACAGAATGGGTGAAAACGTAACGTCAAATGATGTGATTAATGATGTTGTCGAGGGGCAGAGCGGTGCACATGAGGTCGTCAACTCCAAAGGCATTGAAATGGTAGCGGGTTATGCTTACGTTAAGGAATCAGGCTGGGGGATTGTTGTGCAAACCCCACGTGCCTCTGTGCTTAAAGAGTTGGATAAGCAAATTTGGTTGATTTCTAAGCAAGCGCTTCCTGTGCAAGTGTTTATTTTGTTATGTGTTATTACTTGCGCCTATTTAATTGCTAAACCACTGCGTTTACTGGCTCAAAATACAAAAAATCATGACCCATTTACGAAAGTGAGCGCGTGGTTTTATGAGGCGTATTTGTTAGAAGGGGCCATTCGAAAAGAAATAGATTCTTTAAATGAGAAGGTGTTGCGGTTCGACGACGACAGAAAAACAGATCCGCTGACGGGGCTGATGAATCGCAGAGCCATGGATGAAATGGTGAAGAGATTGACGGCCTCATCCACGCCTTTTTATGTGATATTTTTTGATATTGATCATTTCAAACAAGTCAATGATGAGTTTGGTCACGAGGTAGGGGATCTGGTGTTAAAATCATTGGCGGAGTTGGTGCGGCAAAAAATAGCGAGTCATGGGTCTTTGATCCGTTCAGGGGGAGAAGAATTTGTGATTATTTTGCCCAGTAAGTCCTCTTCGTTTGCCACGGCGTTTGCGGAAGAAGTGCGTGAGCTTGTCTCTCGTTTTGTTATAACTCAGATCTCACGGCCTATTACCATTTCCCTTGGCGTATCTAATTGGGTACAGACGGTGGATTGCTCTGACACGTTTAGGCAGGCGGACATAGCCATGTATGAATCCAAAAATACAGGTCGTAATCGCGTGACGAGTCACATTCATATTTTGTAG
- the tnpA gene encoding IS66 family insertion sequence element accessory protein TnpA, producing MCFIINTHGAIKRNTALNQTWAARIEKWRLSGLSANGFCEQEGLVYHQFGYWRCLNYLMVIKWPPKYSPTHPLGCVSLLFTERV from the coding sequence CTGTGTTTCATTATCAATACTCATGGAGCAATTAAAAGGAACACAGCATTAAACCAAACTTGGGCAGCGCGTATCGAAAAATGGCGGTTATCTGGGTTATCGGCCAACGGCTTCTGTGAACAAGAGGGGCTGGTGTATCACCAGTTTGGCTACTGGCGGTGTTTGAATTACCTTATGGTGATCAAGTGGCCGCCGAAATATTCACCAACTCACCCGTTGGGTTGTGTTTCATTGCTGTTTACCGAGAGGGTATAA
- the tnpB gene encoding IS66 family insertion sequence element accessory protein TnpB, whose amino-acid sequence MKPRYLRPALNLPQIFLYRDPVDFRKQAHGLAVITEQELGHNPFSGALYAFTNRHRNKM is encoded by the coding sequence ATGAAGCCGCGTTATTTACGTCCCGCTTTAAATTTGCCACAGATCTTTTTGTATCGAGACCCCGTGGATTTTCGAAAACAGGCCCATGGGTTGGCGGTGATCACTGAACAAGAGCTGGGGCACAATCCGTTTTCGGGCGCGTTGTATGCTTTTACCAATCGGCATCGTAATAAAATGTAA
- the tnpA gene encoding IS66 family insertion sequence element accessory protein TnpA: MNTNTALNQTWAAHIEKWRLSGLSAKVFCEQEGLVYHQFGYWRQKFASTNDAPHESKLVSVALVTPSHQTNELEILLPNGVVIRGIDGSNLALVTSLVAAL, translated from the coding sequence ATGAACACAAACACAGCATTAAACCAAACTTGGGCAGCACATATCGAAAAATGGCGGTTATCTGGGTTATCGGCCAAAGTCTTCTGTGAACAAGAAGGGCTGGTGTATCACCAGTTTGGCTATTGGCGGCAGAAATTTGCTTCTACAAATGATGCACCACACGAATCAAAATTGGTGTCGGTAGCCCTGGTGACGCCTTCTCACCAGACTAATGAGCTGGAAATTCTACTCCCCAATGGGGTGGTGATCCGTGGTATTGATGGGAGTAATCTCGCCTTGGTGACCAGCCTAGTGGCCGCTTTATGA